A region of Plectropomus leopardus isolate mb chromosome 16, YSFRI_Pleo_2.0, whole genome shotgun sequence DNA encodes the following proteins:
- the LOC121955361 gene encoding gap junction Cx32.2 protein-like yields the protein MGDWSFLSQLLDKVQSHSTITGKVWMSVLFLFRIFILAAGVDRIWGDEQANMNCNTKSPGCKNACYDRSFPMSHTRFWVLQILIVSTPTLMYLGHVLLVIRRENKLRRRVEQKLGKNGILKAPKYSDEQGKVQLKGVLLASYVMQLFSKILLEVGFIIGQYYLYGFIFMPLKISYSEYPCPSPVDCFISRPTEKSTFIIFMLVMSVLSVLLNIVEMFHLMVSKMLDRKRRDSTSETYSLSKVTNNSAEGVTYC from the coding sequence ATGGGGGATTGGTCCTTCCTGTCTCAATTGCTGGACAAGGTGCAGTCACACTCCACCATAACTGGGAAGGTATGGATGAgcgtcctcttcctcttcagaaTCTTCATCCTGGCTGCTGGCGTGGACCGAATATGGGGAGACGAACAAGCGAACATGAACTGTAACACCAAAAGCCCTGGATGCAAGAACGCCTGCTACGATCGCTCCTTCCCCATGTCTCACACTCGCTTCTGGGTCCTCCAGATCCTCATCGTCTCCACCCCGACGCTCATGTACCTGGGCCACGTCCTGCTGGTGATTCGCAGAGAAAACAAGCTGAGGAGACGCGTGGAGCAGAAACTTGGTAAAAATGGGATTCTCAAAGCTCCGAAGTACTCCGATGAACAGGGCAAAGTACAGCTCAAGGGCGTACTGTTGGCCAGCTACGTAATGCAACTGTTTTCCAAGATCCTTCTTGAGGTGGGATTCATCATAGGCCAGTACTACCTCTATGGCTTCATATTCATGCCTCTTAAGATTTCATATTCAGAATACCCTTGTCCATCTCCGGTAGACTGCTTCATCAGTCGCCCCACAGAGAAAAGCACCTTTATTATCTTTATGTTGGTgatgtctgtcctctctgtgctCCTCAACATCGTAGAGATGTTCCACCTGATGGTCTCTAAGATGCTGGATAGGAAAAGGAGGGACAGTACTTCAGAGACGTACTCCCTCAGCAAAGTAACCAACAACTCAGCTGAGGGAGTCACATATTGCTGA